The Methylomarinum sp. Ch1-1 genome contains the following window.
AGGCTCAGGTCGAGTTGAATCAGCAACAGCAACTCAGCCAACAACTGAAATCTCATCTGGACGCCAACGAACAGGAATTGATGGAGCTGGAGGCGAAACTGAAAAATCGCAGCGGCGAGTTGGGAGAGTTATTCGGGGTCGCCCGCCAGGCGGCCGGCGACCTGAAAGCCGATTTGACCAATTCGATCATTTCCGCGCAATTTCCCGGACGGCTCGAACAGCTCGATAAGATCGCCAACAGCAAGGCGTTGCCAACCATCGAGCAACTGGAAAAATTGTGGTTTACCCTGCAACAGGAAATGACCGAATCGGCCAAAGTCGTCAGTTTCGACACTAAAATTCAGACGGCCTCCGGCGAACCGCGTCAGGCCAAGGTGGTTCGCATCGGTTCTTTCAATGCGCTGGCCGACGGTAAATATCTGCGTTATTTGTCGGAAACCGGCAAGCTTTCGGAATTGGCCAGGCAACCGGAAGACAAATATCTGGATTTGGCCGAAAATCTGCTGACCGCCAAACAGGGACCGGTTCCCGTCGGCATAGATCCGACCCGGGGGGTGATCTTAAGCATGCTGATCCAGACGCCTAACACCACCGAACGTATCGACCAAGGCGGCATCATCGGCTATATCATTCTGTTTTTGGGCGCTTTCGGTTTAGTGTATGCGATCGTCAGGTTGGTGATGTTGACCTTGACCTGGCGTAAAATGCAAAACCAGGTCGGTTCCGATCAGATTAGCGAAGACAATCCGCTGGGTCGGGTCATCGCCGCCGGAGAACAGGCCGGCAGCGAGGATAACGAAACACTGGAGCTGTTGCTCGATGAGGCGATTACCCGCGAAGTCCCGGCCTTGGAAAAAGGCCAGTCGATGATCAAGCTGTTGGCCGCGGTCGCGCCGTTGTTAGGTTTGTTGGGCACGGTGACCGGGATGATTTCGACGTTCCAATCGATCAGCCTGTTCGGCACCGGCGATCCAAAACTGATGGCCAGCGGTATTTCTCAGGCCTTGGTCACGACGATGCTGGGGTTGTGCGTCGCGATTCCGCTGCTGTTTCTACACAGCCTGGTGGCTTCACGCAGCCGCATGTTGGTGCAAATATTGGATGAACAGTCGGCTGGCATCGTCAGTCGCCGCGCCGGAAAATAATGGATATCATCACGACACAACTCGATTTGATCCAGCGCTTCCTGCATGCCGGCGGGTCGGTGTTGTGGTTTATTTTACTGGTTTCGGTCGGCTTGTGGTGTTTGATTATCGAACGGCTGTTGTTTTTTAGATTCAGTTATCCGCAATTGCGGGAGCATTGGCTGGGCCTATGGCGACAACGCTCCGATAAACGTTCGCAGCATGCCCGCCACATTCGCACGGGCATCATTTCCGAGGCCCAAATCACGATGAGCAAAAACATAGCGGTGATCAAGATGCTGGTGTCCATTTGCCCGTTGATGGGCTTGCTGGGCACCGTCACCGGAATGATCCATGTGTTTGACGTGATGGCGGTGACCGGCAGCGGCAATGCCCGGGCGATGGCCGACGGCGTCTCCCAGGCCACGATACCGACTATGGCCGGCATGGTGATCGCCATTGCCGGTTTATATTTCAGCAAATTGATAGAAGAACGCGTCAGTGATGAAACCCATCATCTGAGCGATTTGTTACAAAATCATTAATTGAATATTGCTTATGCGCCGAAGATCCAGTCGCTCAACCGCCGAACACAGTTCCGACATCGACATGACACCGATGCTGGACATCGTTTTCATCATGTTGATTTTTTTCATCGTGACCACCTCTTTCGTCAAGGAATCCGGCATCGACGTCAATCGTCCGACCGCCCAGACCGCGACCCGTAAGGAGCAAGGCAATATCATCGTGTCGATTAGAGCCAACGGTGAAATCTGGATCGATAAACGCCAAGTCGATGTGCGCGCCGTTCGCGCCAATGTCGCCAGGCTGCATGCCGAACAACCCTTAGGTTCGGTGGTGATCGCCGCCGATCGGGACACCAGGGTGAAAGTGTTGACTCAGGTGATGGATCAGATCCGTCTGGCCGGCATCACCAATGCCTCCATCGCCACCGAGAGCGAATCACGGTGATGCGGCTGGGGATTTCGTTGCTGAGCGGCCTATTGGTTTCGCTGGTGCTGTTCTGGTTCATGCAATTCATGATCAGCAATAATCAGCAGGCGTTCGAGAAAACAGACAGTCTTCAGATGACCGAATTCGTGCGCCTGAAACGGGAAGCCCAGCTGAAAACGAAGGAGCGCAAGATGCCGGAAGAGCCTCCGCCGGAGAAACGCCCGCCTCCGCCGCCGCAGGTTGAGATGCGGCAAAGCCAAGTCACTCAGACTGAATTACCGGATATGGACATGCCGAACCTGGACATTCCGTTACAAAGCAGTCGCTTTGCCGGCTCCGTCGTTGGCGGCGTGAAAATGGGCAAAGGTAAAATCAGCAGCAATGTCATCCCGTTGGTGCGTATTCCGCCCCGCTATCCGATGCGTGCGGCACGGCGCCGTATCGAAGGCTGGGTCAAGGTTGAATTCACCATCACCGAGAGCGGTACGGTCAAGGACGCGGTTGTCGTCGACTCGCAGCCGGGAAACATATTCGACCAAGCCGCGCTACGCGCCATTAGCAAATGGAAGTTCAAGGCTAAAATTATCGATGGCGAAGCCTTTGAACAGCGCGCCGTTCAGGTTCTGCAATTCAAGTTGTCAAAATGATGCGTGTAATATTGTTTTTCCTTTGCTGTGTCATCAGTCTGTCGCTACTGGCGGCCGATCAAGAAAAGAGCGCCACCGTTTCGCCTTGGTTATATAAGAAACTGACCAAGGCCGAAAAACTGATCGAGCAGAAATCCTATAGCAGTGCACAGCGAGACTTGCAGAAACTGCTCGGCGAAGTGGATCAGGGTAGCTATGAACAGGCCGCCGTGCTGCGTTCGCTTTCCTCGGTCCATGCCTTACAAGGCCAATATGGCAAAGCGGCTCAGCTGCTGAAGCAGTGCCTGGCTTTGCAGGTATTGCCGGAACAGCAGGAACAACAGGCCATCCTGAACCTGGGCCAATTATATATGGCCAGCGAACAGTACGCCCTGGCGGTAAAAACGCTGCAACCCTGGCTGGCTAAGAACCCGAAGCCGGATGCCGAGCTCAGTGCTCTGCTGGCTAATGCCTATGCTCAGCTGAAACAATATCGCCAGGCTTTGCCGCATATCAAGAGAGCGATTGCGGCAAGCAACAAGCCGAGCGAATCGTGGTATCAACTCAATTTGGCGCTCTATTATGAATTGAACGATTACGCGTCGGCCGCCACCTTGTTGAATCGACTGTTAAACAGATATCCGCAAAAAAAAGAATACTGGGAGCAACTTTCTTCCGTTTACCAGCAATTAAAGCAATACCAAAAAGCGGTCAGCATTCAGCACCTAGCCTATGAAAAGGGTTTACTGAATTCGGAAAAAGAGATATTGGCGTTAACCAATTTATTTCTCTATGTCGGTTCGCCTTACAAAGGCGCGAAGTTGCTGAGCGAAACGATCGCCAATAAACGGGTGCGCAGTAATTCTCGTAATTGGGAAACGCTGGCTAACGCTTGGCTACAGGCGAAAGAATTCGACAAGGCGATCTCAGCATTGGAGACGGCGTCAAAACTGAACGAAAAAGGCAGCCTGTATCAGCAATTGGGACAGATCTATGTGGAACAGGAGCAATGGCAAAAAGCCATTGACGCCTTTAACAAGGCCGTCAACAAAGGCGGACTGAAACATCCAGGAACCGCCTACCTGTTAATGGGCATGAGCTACTATGAACTAGGAAATGTCAAACAGGCGCGCTCAGCTTTCAATAAGGCCAAAGCCTACAAAAAGCAAAAAAAGTCGGCGTTGCAGTGGCTGGATTATATCAGTAATCAAGACAGTTAAAATCACGTACAACTGACACTGACCGGCTTTCATCACTCGCCAGTTTCAACCTAGTACAGCATCCATTTTCATCTGACGAGTTATCGCCTTTCGCAAGCGCATGAATTCTTAGGTATTTTTAATGTCTTTACCCGCCATTTAGAATATGGTGCTGTACTAGACAGCGGCGTTCAGATTCGGCTCTTCATACAGGCGCCGTTTTTTCCAACCGGCAAATTTACTGTCGTCGAAGTAAATATCGTGATCGATCGCGTGTTCATAACAGCTGCGGAACAAGCGCGCCGTTCTGAAAGCGTGTAATTCGTCATCGGCGCTAACCGTTTCGACATTACCCACTTGGAAGGTCTTGTTGCGTGATTTGCCGTCTTTGACCCAGAACACGGTGTAACACAGATAGCTTTTATCTTTTCTGTGATCGTATTTAATCGTTCTGGAAACACCGGTAACGCCGGTTGTAGTTTTATTTTTAGGCGGTTTTAGAAAGCGAGTCTTGCTGCCTTTCAGCACCACCAACATCTGGTCGCGCCAAGTGATGGCGGCTTGCAGGGATTTGTTTCTGTTTCCCCAAAGTTTGTGAGAAAAATAACGACTGCTCTCCTTCCCCCGTCTTACAATGCGTACTTGATATCCGAATGCATCGGGTTCGGTAATATGTTTTACTTTTGCCATAATTTTTAAACCTGAAGGGTGTGACTACCGCGGTAGTGGATAGTGTTATTAACATAACAAGGGATATAGCCTTGTTGTTATTTGTGTAGGTTTATGATTACAAATTATCGCTAAAGTAAAAATTAAATCAAGTAGAATTTTAATAAATAGTGAATAAATTCCGAGTAATTTAGTGTAGAATAGTTGAGATCCACTTGAACGAGTGGCAATATCTTTAACGTAATCTTTTGTTTTAGCAAAATTTTCTGGAGAAAAACGATGAGCGTACTAGTAGGCAAACAAGCACCTGATTTTACAGTTCCTGCGGTATTAGGCGACGGTCAAATTGTTGATTCCTTCAATTTTTCTGACGCCACCAGAGGAAAATATGCAGTAGTTGTGTTCTATCCCTTGGATTTCACCTTCGTTTGTCCTAGCGAGTTAATTGCGCTGGACCATCGTCTCGATGAGTTCAAAAGCCGTGGCGTTGAAGTGATTACCGTATCGGTCGACTCACACTTTACTCACAATGCGTGGCGTAATACCCCTGTCAACGAAGGCGGCATCGGTCCGGTTCGTTATACGATGGCCGCCGATATCGGCCATACAATTTGCAAAGATTACGATGTAGAAGCCGAGGCGCCGTCGGTTGCTTATCGTGGCAGCTTCTTGATCGACCAAAACGGCATGGTGCGTCATCAAGTCGTTAACGATCTGCCATTAGGTCGCAACATCGACGAATTGTTGCGTATGGTTGATGCGCTGCAGTTCCACGAAGAACATGGTGAAGTTTGTCCAGCCGGCTGGAACAAAGGCGATAGCGGCATGGATGCAAGTCCTGAAGGGGTCGCTAAATACCTAGGCGCCAATGCCGACAAATTGTAAGCATTTTTAGGCTGTCGGTTTTTAGCCAGAAGGCGCATTGTTTCGGCAATGCGCCTTTTTTATTACGCGGCCATCTGTCATAAACAGATCTGCGATTCGAAGTGGGTATCGCTTTCGGTAGTCCGAGAAACAGCCGCTAACAAGCGAAGCGCTGGACTTATTCGCTTCAGGGCTACCTCATTAAATGAATGAGTGGCAAAACAGAAAATTAACAATAAATACCAGTAATTCTCAGTTTAAGTATTTTTGCAGGGTTTAGGGCATGAGGTGTGTCTGTCGAGGAGTGCCGTTCACCCAGCACCTAAATAAACGACGATAATAAATCATAGCCAATAGTCTATGGTATTTAGGTGCTGGGTAAACCCATCCCTGGGGGCTTGACGGCAGCGTCCTTGCTGCCGACATCCTCGCCAAACACACCCCATGCCCTTTTTGAACGCCAAAGTGGGAATTGCTGAATAAATACGCCTAAAGTAAGTTAAACGTTTAGGGTGTGTTAAATAACCCGCCCCGCGTACAGGCCAATTTTGCCCCGGTGGCGGTTTTTGGCGGCTTGCTTCGCGAAGCCGCCCTACGGTGCGAGGGTGTGCTGACGATAGGAAGCGCAACGGTTTTTGATGCACTTCACGTTGTTCAGCACATCCGAAGGCAAGACGCTGCTTTGTGTAGGAGCGCCGCCCCCGGCACGAAAAGAGCCATTCGGCCCGAGGGCGGGCCTCCTACGGGCAAACTTTGGCGGAGCCGCGGCGCAAGTAGCCGCATGTCGCTATGCGAAATGCAGGTCAATGAGGTCCTGAACGATTCAACCGTGACTAGAGTAAGTTAAACGTTTGGGGCGGGTTAAATA
Protein-coding sequences here:
- a CDS encoding MotA/TolQ/ExbB proton channel family protein, giving the protein MKKLILITLMLATPAAIAEHLDLDQLLRDVKRSQGTEARINRVREAEFLAEKNKQQQLLHEAQVELNQQQQLSQQLKSHLDANEQELMELEAKLKNRSGELGELFGVARQAAGDLKADLTNSIISAQFPGRLEQLDKIANSKALPTIEQLEKLWFTLQQEMTESAKVVSFDTKIQTASGEPRQAKVVRIGSFNALADGKYLRYLSETGKLSELARQPEDKYLDLAENLLTAKQGPVPVGIDPTRGVILSMLIQTPNTTERIDQGGIIGYIILFLGAFGLVYAIVRLVMLTLTWRKMQNQVGSDQISEDNPLGRVIAAGEQAGSEDNETLELLLDEAITREVPALEKGQSMIKLLAAVAPLLGLLGTVTGMISTFQSISLFGTGDPKLMASGISQALVTTMLGLCVAIPLLFLHSLVASRSRMLVQILDEQSAGIVSRRAGK
- a CDS encoding peroxiredoxin, with protein sequence MSVLVGKQAPDFTVPAVLGDGQIVDSFNFSDATRGKYAVVVFYPLDFTFVCPSELIALDHRLDEFKSRGVEVITVSVDSHFTHNAWRNTPVNEGGIGPVRYTMAADIGHTICKDYDVEAEAPSVAYRGSFLIDQNGMVRHQVVNDLPLGRNIDELLRMVDALQFHEEHGEVCPAGWNKGDSGMDASPEGVAKYLGANADKL
- a CDS encoding ExbD/TolR family protein; protein product: MRRRSSRSTAEHSSDIDMTPMLDIVFIMLIFFIVTTSFVKESGIDVNRPTAQTATRKEQGNIIVSIRANGEIWIDKRQVDVRAVRANVARLHAEQPLGSVVIAADRDTRVKVLTQVMDQIRLAGITNASIATESESR
- a CDS encoding energy transducer TonB, translated to MRLGISLLSGLLVSLVLFWFMQFMISNNQQAFEKTDSLQMTEFVRLKREAQLKTKERKMPEEPPPEKRPPPPPQVEMRQSQVTQTELPDMDMPNLDIPLQSSRFAGSVVGGVKMGKGKISSNVIPLVRIPPRYPMRAARRRIEGWVKVEFTITESGTVKDAVVVDSQPGNIFDQAALRAISKWKFKAKIIDGEAFEQRAVQVLQFKLSK
- a CDS encoding tetratricopeptide repeat protein, producing the protein MMRVILFFLCCVISLSLLAADQEKSATVSPWLYKKLTKAEKLIEQKSYSSAQRDLQKLLGEVDQGSYEQAAVLRSLSSVHALQGQYGKAAQLLKQCLALQVLPEQQEQQAILNLGQLYMASEQYALAVKTLQPWLAKNPKPDAELSALLANAYAQLKQYRQALPHIKRAIAASNKPSESWYQLNLALYYELNDYASAATLLNRLLNRYPQKKEYWEQLSSVYQQLKQYQKAVSIQHLAYEKGLLNSEKEILALTNLFLYVGSPYKGAKLLSETIANKRVRSNSRNWETLANAWLQAKEFDKAISALETASKLNEKGSLYQQLGQIYVEQEQWQKAIDAFNKAVNKGGLKHPGTAYLLMGMSYYELGNVKQARSAFNKAKAYKKQKKSALQWLDYISNQDS
- a CDS encoding MotA/TolQ/ExbB proton channel family protein, giving the protein MDIITTQLDLIQRFLHAGGSVLWFILLVSVGLWCLIIERLLFFRFSYPQLREHWLGLWRQRSDKRSQHARHIRTGIISEAQITMSKNIAVIKMLVSICPLMGLLGTVTGMIHVFDVMAVTGSGNARAMADGVSQATIPTMAGMVIAIAGLYFSKLIEERVSDETHHLSDLLQNH